In the genome of Candidatus Acidiferrales bacterium, the window TGGCTCGGCCTGGCCGGCACGGTGGCTGCGCTCATTTCACTGCGCTGGGCGTGGCAGAACGCGGGTCCGGCGTATTCCGGCTTGCTGCGCTTCGATATGTTCAGCCTGTTCGTACATTGCATCGTCATCGGCGTGGCGGCGCTGGGAATTCTCGGCTCGTTCGATTATCTGGATCGCGAAAACATTCAGCGCGGCGAATTCTACGCTTTGATTTTATTTGCCACCGCAGGCATGGGCATTCTCGCGGGTGCCAATGAACTGGTCACCGCATTCGTCGGCCTGGAAATGAGTTCGATTTCCACGTACATTCTCGCTGGCTTTCGCCGCAACGCGCTGAAATCCAACGAAGCCTCGCTGAAATATTTTCTACTCGGCTCGTTCGCCACGGCTTTTTTCTTGTACGGCATCGCGCTCACGTATGGCGCCACGCGCAGCACGCGTTTCGATGTCGTCAGCCAAGCCATCGCCGGCCACGGCGCGGGCGCTCTTCTGATTCTCGGCCTCGGTTTGATCTTCATCGGCTTGGCGTTCAAAGTGGTCGCCGCGCCTTTTCAGGTTTATGGCCCGGATGTTTATGAAGGCGCGCCCACGCCGGTCACTGCGATTCTGGCTTGCGGCCCGAAGGCCGCCGCATTCGCCGTGATGCTGCGCATCTTCTATAGCGCCTTCAGCGGCACGTCGCATATCTGGTTCTGGGCCATTTGGGTTTCTGCGGTGCTTTCAATGTGCATCGGAAATTTCGCGGCCATCGTGCAATCCAATGTGAAGCGCATGCTGGCTTATTCGTCCATCGCGCACGCGGGCTATATTCTGGTGGCGTTTGTCGCAGCCACGGAACTCGGCTCGGCTGCGGTGCTCTTCTATCTGGCGGGCTACGCTGCGATGACGCTGGGCGCATTCCTTATCGTTGCGCATATCGGCGGCGCGGGCGAGCGAAGGCTGGATGTCACGGACTACGCCGGCCTCGGCACAAAGCAGCCTTGGGTCGCTGCGTGCTTCTCGCTGTTCTTGCTTTCGCTGCTTGGATTGCCGGCGACTGCCGGCTTCCTCGGCAAGTTCTACGCTTTCTCTGCAGCTCTCGATAGCCGCGTCGTTTGGTTGGTAATCATCGCCGGCCTCAATAGCGTGGTGGGCGGGTATTACTATCTCAAGGTCATCGTCGCCATGTACTTTTGGGAGCCTAACAAGGAATTTTCTCCCGTCCCTGTGCGGATGCCCATGTTCATCGCTCTGCTGCTGGCGTCTCTCGGCACGCTTTATCTCGGCATCCTGCCCAATCGCGTCATGGAGTGGGCTCTCGCCTCCGCGCGCTCACTGCACTAAGCGACGCAGCTAGCTTCTTCAGCCAGTTCTTTTTTGCCACCGATTCATTCGCGAACGAAATTCGTCCGCAAACAAAAAGTCCGGAAGCCTGCGCTGGCAAGCTTCCGGGCCTTGGAATTTCTGCTATGGGACTGCCCTTTATCCGAACTACTTGATAAGAACGATGACCAGCGCGTAGAGCGTCAGCGACTCGATGAGCGCCACGCCGATCAGGAACGCGATGCGGATGGGACCGCTCGCTCCCGGATTCCGCGCCGTACCCTCGCACGCCGCCGCCGTGGCTTTTCCCTGGCCCATGCCGCAACCCGCCGCCGCGATGCCCAGTCCAATTGCCGCCGCCACGTCCACCCAGTCGATTCCCTTGCTCACTGCTTCGCCTGCTGTTTGCGCAAACGTCGCCGGTGCGGCAACCAGCGCGGCCACAAATGCCGTCGTCAGCGCCAGCAAAAACCATACCGCTTTCTTCGTCATTCTTTTCTCCTCATCTATGAATTGGCCGTCAGGAGGTGGTTCCCGGACACCGAGCAGCCGGGCTCACGCTGGCAGCGCATCATGCCGGATTAGTGTTCTTCCGATACCGCCAGGCCCAGATAGACAATCGCAAGGACCGTAAAAATAAATGCCTGCAAAACAGCTTCAAAAACGTGAAAGATAATCAGCGCGAATGGAATGCCCACAGGCACAATTCCGGAAATGTAGCCCGCCGGATTCCAATGTCCTAAAAAGAGGAACAGAGCCACGGTCAATCCAAGGAAAGCGACATAAATCAGTTCGCCGACCATCATGTTGGCCCAAAGTCGAACCGTCAGCGATAGCATACGCGCGAAATGGCTGAACGTTTCAATGATAACCATGAGCGGAGATAGCGGCTTCACAGGCCCCATTAGCGTCTTGCCGTAACCGATGGCTCCATGATGGCGGAATCCGAAATAATTGTAATAAAGGAATACAACCACCGACAGTCCCAGGGGGACAGTCACCTCCGCGGTCGGCGACATAAAACCGGGAATCACCGCAGCCAAATTGCAAATCAGAATGAACATGCCGATGGCCCCGAGCAGCGGAAGATGT includes:
- a CDS encoding NADH-quinone oxidoreductase subunit N, with protein sequence MFPPVQDLYRLAPEIVLCVFGMLIMLIDPFVAEGRKRSMGWLGLAGTVAALISLRWAWQNAGPAYSGLLRFDMFSLFVHCIVIGVAALGILGSFDYLDRENIQRGEFYALILFATAGMGILAGANELVTAFVGLEMSSISTYILAGFRRNALKSNEASLKYFLLGSFATAFFLYGIALTYGATRSTRFDVVSQAIAGHGAGALLILGLGLIFIGLAFKVVAAPFQVYGPDVYEGAPTPVTAILACGPKAAAFAVMLRIFYSAFSGTSHIWFWAIWVSAVLSMCIGNFAAIVQSNVKRMLAYSSIAHAGYILVAFVAATELGSAAVLFYLAGYAAMTLGAFLIVAHIGGAGERRLDVTDYAGLGTKQPWVAACFSLFLLSLLGLPATAGFLGKFYAFSAALDSRVVWLVIIAGLNSVVGGYYYLKVIVAMYFWEPNKEFSPVPVRMPMFIALLLASLGTLYLGILPNRVMEWALASARSLH
- a CDS encoding ATP synthase F0 subunit C, with the protein product MTKKAVWFLLALTTAFVAALVAAPATFAQTAGEAVSKGIDWVDVAAAIGLGIAAAGCGMGQGKATAAACEGTARNPGASGPIRIAFLIGVALIESLTLYALVIVLIK
- the atpB gene encoding F0F1 ATP synthase subunit A — translated: MGEEQVLGVTKLVNWALAKPALALFALLHIHPASTEYPIPNFFAMELIVFLFAIVFFLWLRARLSVEAPGDTQQCMEFFVTNPMGVGVKDLVDDIVGHGAERHLPLLGAIGMFILICNLAAVIPGFMSPTAEVTVPLGLSVVVFLYYNYFGFRHHGAIGYGKTLMGPVKPLSPLMVIIETFSHFARMLSLTVRLWANMMVGELIYVAFLGLTVALFLFLGHWNPAGYISGIVPVGIPFALIIFHVFEAVLQAFIFTVLAIVYLGLAVSEEH